GCCCGGAGGAGATCCGGGGTAGGACCCGCATGATGTCGAAGACCCTGCGGTCCTCTGGCTCGTTGAACCAGGGGACGACGTTTGCGTCCGACAGGGTTCCCAACTCGTCGGTAGTAAAAGAGATGCTGCGGCCTGCGGCGACGGCGGCGACTTCCTCAGGGCTACGGGCGACACCGACTTCGATGGTGCGGTTCCTACGCGGACCGACCGAGAGCAGAATCACCGCGTAGGAGGCATGGACCTCCTCGAAGATCCACTCTCCGTGGTTGCGCCCCTGGATGATGCGCAGGTCGTGGGAGCCCACCAGGTGGCCGCGTAGCTTCTTCCAACCCGCCAGCACCATGCTCTGGCGCGGCAGTACCAACCCCAGATGCCCCGTGCGGGACAGCGACCGCAGGGCCCGTTCCAGCATGAGCTGTGCCAGCTCCAGATGGGTGCCGCCGCGCAGTGTGTACGCCTTCTTGAACAGGTCTTGGAGGGTCTCCCGCTCCCCCCGTTCCTGTTCTTCCCGCTCTGCCTCCATGGGGCGCTCAGCCCGTAGTTCCTCGATCTTCTTCTCACGCGCTTTGTCGGTCAGCGCCATCAAACCCGGAGAGACGCCCACCCAGTACGGGGCCGCCTCCCACCGGACCTTCTCCCATGGCGGGTTGCCCAGGACGACATCGAAGCCCCCCTCAGGGCGGAGGAAGACCTCGGGGAACTGGTACAGCAGATGCGTGGCGCGAACTGCGGCAACAGCCTCGCGCGTCTCCTCGCTTCTACCCCTGGCTATGGCCTGTTCCGGGTCCATGGGCAGTGGGACTGCCCCCATCTGTACCGCCACGGCTGCATCGAGCAGTGCCTTGGCGTCCTCGGCTTCCTCTAGGGCCTGGGCGTGAGCCTCGCGGGCCGCGTGCACCTCTTGCTTGGTCGCCTCAGCCGTCCTGCCAACACGTAGCAGTCGGGCCCGCGCTTTTTCCAGGGTGGTCTCGATCTGTTCAGCGAAGAAGCTGACTTGGCCCGGGGATCTGTTCGCGTCCAGCACGTCCAGGACCTGTTCGATGGTGGCCATCCCGGTGAGGCTGTTCCCGGCAACGAGGCCGTGGTCCAGTGCCGACATGGGCAGACCGGGCACGAAGGTGTGGATCCAGATACCCAGGCGGGCCAGCTCCACCGCCATCGTGTTCAGGTCCAGCCCGTAGATGCAGCGCCGGGCGATCTGCCTGCGCAGCAGCATGGACGTCTCGATCTCCACCTGGTCAGCCTGGTCCCCCAGGGCCTCGCGGGCGACCTGGGCGAGCCGCTCCAGTTCCTCCGTCACTGCGGGCAGCCGGTGCTCGGTGAGGAAGGCTGCCAACCGGCGCTCGATCCGGTCGATGGCCGCGACGAGGAAGTGGCCCGAGCCCATCGCGAGGTCCGCGACCCGGAAGTCGAAGAACGCCTCGGCGGCTTTGGCCTCTTCGCCCTGGTCGATCAGCGCGTGAAGCCGGTCCAGGTGCTGGGTGAGCGCCGGTTCCAGGGACGTGTCCAGTAGGTGCTCGACAGCGAAGGACTTGGTGAAGTAGGAACCGGTTGCTTTGCGCTTGCCGGAGGCGTTGTGGAAGTAGACGCGACCGGCTGGGACCTCGATCTTTTGGCCGGCCTTGGCCGGGACGAAGGACTTGTCCTTGGACAGGGTCAGGTCGGTGGGGGCGATGCTCAGCGAGGACTCCAGCAGGCCCTCGTAGATCGTGCCGAACTCCCGCACTGACAGGCTACGGAAATCAACCGGTCCGAATACCCCGTCGTCGGAGGTGTCCACCAGGAGCGCTCGCAGTGCCGGGCCGATCTCGGCGTTGGTGAGCTGCATCTGACTAATCTCGCGACCGGAAGGATGATGCTCGTCATCGGCGAACAGGCCGCCGTTGTAGGCGGGCACGTCCCACTCGTCGTTGCCGTCGTTGATGGCGCGCCAAACCGCCAACAGGTCGTTCCACAGGTCCGTCGCGTGAGCGTCGAACTCCTCACCTGGGGAATCGACGAACTCCCGCGCCAGGGTCTTCAATGCCTTGCGCGTGTAGCGGGGATTGCCCGGGTAGGGCAGGAGACCACGGTCCTCCGCGTAGGCCACGAAAAGGAGCCTGAACAGGATGATCAGGGTTCTGTGGTAGGCCTCCCCGAGTTCATTCTCGCTTTCGGCGCCCATGTGGGAGGCAACAGCGACGGCCAGTGCGGGCACGGCTTCGGTGTAGATGCGCTCGCGCAGCCGCGCTCCCAGAGCGGCCACATGGTTGGCGGAGGCCTGCAGGATGTCATCGACGCTGCCCGAGGGTGACAGGGCGTCGGCGTGAAAGAGGAGGGGGAGGTAGGTGGCGGATTCCTCGTCCAGTAGGGCGAGGTCAAGTTCGACGTAGGTCTCGGTCTGGCCTTTGCGTCCCACCCCTACCTGGGGTTTGGCCGAGTACAACCGCAGCTGGGTTCCACGCAGAAGCAACAGCCATGGAAGTTCCTGCTGCTGGGCCATGCTCAGCCCGTGGAGCACCGGGGATTCGGCATTCAGGCGTGACGAGGGCCGGTCGAAGTGCTCGCTGTCCTCGACCAAGACGGCGACCGCACGGCGCGGCCCGTCCTTGGCGCTGAGAAGGTAACCCGTGGATCGGTAAGGGGAAGCCTCGTAGCCGAGGGCGTCGAGCAACCCCGTCCCACGGTGCGCCACCAAGGACTGGGCCAGGGTCTTCTGCTCCTGCCAGTCGGGGCGCTGAGGTACCCCTGTGCGTAGCTCGTGAGAGGCGAACAGGCCCGTGTTCGTGAGCCCGGGGATCTGATTCTCTACTGGGTCCGAGAGCAGCTTCTGGAAGAAGCGCTCGCCCTCGGGGACGGTGGGTGAGTCGAAGGCGGCGATGCCCACCCGTTCTACCTGCCCGATATCGAAGTCGAATACGACGTCGGCGTCCTCGCGTAGACCGCAGACCGCGGCCCGGTTGCCGTGGGCGGATTCGTACTGAACTACCAGGGCCACGGGGGCTGCACGCATGGCCCAGCGGGCTTTCCACAGTCGCCGTATGTCTTCGGCCTTGGGCTTGGCCTGGGCGTGGGCGAGGACGACCTCGAGCGCGTCAGGCTGGTCTCCGACCAGCACGGTGTCGACGTGCAGAGTTTTCGGGGCATCCGAGGGTGCTTCCCAGTGGATGTCCATCGCGTTCGCGTTGTCCAGCAAGTCATCCACAGAAGCACCTCTAGCTCTCGTCCCGTTCGCCAGCTCAATCTTGCCGTATAAGGGCGCTTTCACGCAGGGCGCAGGGTTTACGGCGACTCTGATATTGGTGCAGCGCGTGTGGGCCTTCGCCTCGGCTGAGGGGAAGCCGACTGCTAGCCACCACAGTGTGAGAGCATCCGGGCGAGGTGAGGTGCCACTCGATCCCTCCAGGTCCGCAGCCACGGGATCACCAACTCCGCGCTGGTTCCTATCCTTGAGTTTCTCAGTTTCCTGGACCGTCCTGAACGGGGCAGGCGAACTCTCGGAAGGACAGGTGGGGCATGACCTCGACTCCTGCAGGACACCGGCCAGGACTGCACCCTGCCCTCTCCAGACGCCAGGGGTTCGCCCTGATTGAGGAGTCATCCTCCGTATGCAACTTGATGCGCAACTCAATTCAGGCGATCCAGGACATGCGCAACGTGGACCTCGATGGAGATGCAGTCTTCACACTCGGCAGCATCGGCGTTGAGAAGGCGATGAAGGTCATGCTCGGGTGCGCGGAAGTGGAGAATACAGGCGCTTGGCCCACAAGGAAGGTTCTCAAGAATTGGGGCCATGACATTGAGGAGCTGAACTCTCGCGTCCTGACGGCGATCGACGAGGGTGTGGAGGACACGGCTGCCCCCGGGTACTCGGCTCGCCTCGCAGGACATGTCAAGGAGAGCACGCTCCTCCCCCTCGTCTTCGCTGCCTTCGCCCGGTACGGGAAGTCAGGGCGTTTCCACCACTTGGACATCCTCGCGACCGACAAGCCCGGCGAACACGATAAGCCCTCCGAGTACTGGGATCGAGTAGAAATGCACGTCCGGGAGTCTCAACCCGAGTTCCGCGAGGTCCCGTACAGTGACAACGCCGCGTTCGAGGCCTATGTAAAGAGGCTCCGCGACTCCATCGCGGGTGAGCTGGACGCATGGTGGTTCTGCCTCCACAGGCTCGGAGTCCAAGGATGCTTCGGCGAGCTCGGGAAGAAGGTCGGTTGGCAGATCTGGGAGTTCGGCCGGCCAACACCGACCTTGGTCAGGGTCTAGGTATTCGGCTCGGATTCTCGCTCTGGCAAGTGGCGACAACTGGGAGAATCATTCATGCCTGATGATCAAGCAAGATCGCTCGGCCAAGCGCTGGACACCGACGTCGTCCCTCTCGGTGAGCGGGCCCTGCGGAGCATCCTTGACCACGTGATCGCCGTCGGGGACGAAGCCGAGACGACCTACCTCGAGGTCAAGAGCACGCTCGACATGAACAACAAGGCCTCCGTGGCCAAAATCGCGAAGTTCCTCCTCGGCTCGGCCAACCGGCGTCCAAGCGAAGCAACCCAACACTTCCACGGCTACGCGGTGCTGGTGATCGGCGCGCAGAAGAACGGCGCTGTGGGCGTGCCACGCGGGACTGAGGCCCATGAGCTCGAGGACCGCCTCCGTCCCTACCTCGGGCCTCAGTTCCCGGCCTTCGAGTTCGGCCGACTCGGCGTCGACTCCGCGCACGAGGTCTTGTTCGTCATCGCGCAGCCACCGAAAGACGGCCAGTCAATCTTCCCCTGCCACAAGAGCTTCCAGGGTGATGACCGACGCGACAACCTCGAGGACGGCGCGATCTATGTGCGAGGGACCAGCAACACGCGGCCCGCCCGCTCCGGAGAGGTACTCGCCCTCGTCGAACGCGCCCGCAGTCTTGGGAAGCCGCCGATCAAGCTCGAAGTGGAGATACTCGGCCCGATCTGCAGGGTCGACCAGGTGGAAGAGCTCTTGGAGAGGCTGCTTGACTACCAGGAGGAGCAGTTCAGCAAGCAGTCACAGCCAACGAAGGACCGCATCAGCTCAATCTCGTTCTGGCCAGCGTCGAGCGTCTTCGCCAGCTCAGGTCCGCTGTCGGCCCAGGAACGGGAGAAAGCCCTGGTTGCTTGGCGAAGCAGGAAGGCGGAGCACATCGTGAAGGGTCGCGAGCACTTCCTGGGCGTCGGGCTGCCGGGCGCGGGCATCCGTGTGGTCAGCCACGGCCGGTTCGTCGCAAAGCCACAGATGGTCTTGACTTTCCACGGCTGTGAGTTGCTCGATTACCTAGACCCGGACGATGCCGACTTTAAGGAGGCCGTCGAACCCGTGTTGCGAACGCAGGATCCTTTCCAGCCCAATGTCAACTACTCCGTGCTCCGGCCCGCCTCGCGCGGCTACCCCGTGGCCTGGAGCAATCGCGGCGAGAACGCCGAAGTCGTCCTCACGCCGGAGTCGTTCCGCCCGAACGTGCCGTGGACGAGCGACCAGGACGACTACGTGATCCTCTCGAGGGATCCTCACGCCAGTTCGGTAGAGGTCTCCTGGGCCCTCACCGAGGACGACAACGACGCCGTGACCTGTGGCGAACTCCGAGTGCCTACCAGGGAAATCGGCGACGCTGCCGACCTGTTCAAGTCAGTGTTCCTGAGCAAGGGTTGAGGACACTTCGCGGAGTCGCTTGCGATTCCGCCTGCCAAAAACCGTGTTCTGAGAACGAGGCCTCCGCAGGGTCGCGAAGGCCTCGTCGGGCACCAGGATTGGGCACCTACGAAACATTCGTCGGCTTAACGCTGGTGTTACTAATCGGGACGTCGATGCGGTCGCGAGCGACGACGACACCATCCTTGACGACGTAGCACTCAACGACATGCTCACCCTTGAAGTCGGAGTGTTCGAGGCAAACGCCCGGCTTGCTCGACCCGACGATCTGACCACGGACCATGTTCCGACGCTCAGCCTCAGGCCCTCGATTGAGCACCTTCCACTTCAGCTCGTACGGCTGCGCGATGGTGCAACTGGTGACCGAGAACTTCAGGCCCTTGTTGGCCTTGAGCAGCACTCCCGTGCGCAGCATCTCCCTCAGCTGAGTCGGTCGCCAGCCGTTCTGCGTGACATCGCAGTCGATCAGGACCGTCCCCGAGATGTCGATGGGGTACCAGTCCTCGATGAACTCCTCGGTGTCCCGGTACGACTTGGCTCCCTCGCTGACGGCCAGAAGCACGGACGTCCCGAAGATCTCGCGCCACTTCTTGTTCGCCGCCGCCTTCCCTTCGTTCTCGATCGCATCAAGGCAGCGGCCGTACGCCTTCTTGGCCTTCGGTTGGAACTTCGCTTTCACCTTCACCCACTGCCTGCTGCCCAACGCCAGGTAGCGGTCCTGCTCCGGCTCGTCCTTGAGGAACGCGAAGAAGTCGCGGACCATGAGGTCGAACGAGCCCGTCCCCGCCAAGTCGTAGTCATCGGTCTGCGCGAAGAAATTGTGCACCAGGGTGTCGATGAGCAGACCGCCCATGTTCACACCGTTCGCGTTCTTCCATGCCCGTGCCATCCGCGCCAAGTGACGCATGTTCGTCGACGTGCGATCGTTGCACTCCTTGGTCGTGGCAATCTCCTTGCGCGGCTTGGTGACCTTCCAGTCCTCGGCGACCGTGTCCGGATAGTCGAAGCTGCCATCCGAGTTCTTGAACGCTGGCTGAACCTCGAACTTGAAGGCGTTGCTCTTGAACTGCACCCGCACGACGCACTGATCGACGCGGATCTCGGTGTCCGTGTAGCGCGCTTTGAGGTCGTCCCGGACGCGCTCGAGTATCCGGCGTGGACCGGTGTCGCTGCTGTAGTTCGAGCGGACCCCTGGCGGGAGAATGAAGATCATGTCGAGGTCAGACACGCCCTTGATGGCCGTGTGCCGACCGAACGAGCCGACCATGAGCTTGTAGTCGGTGCAGCCTTCCTTGGAACGGAAGTCCTTGTTGAGCGCCTTGGTGATCTCATCCCGGCGGGATGCGATCACGGTCGCTGTCTCGCCCACTTTGAGGGCCTCGAGCAGGGCGTCGAAGATCTCGGACGTCTTCATGACCGGCCCTCACCCTCATCGAGTCGGAGCGTATCGGGAAGCAAGAGATCGATCTCGCGGGTCGTGAACGTCATCTCTTCGTTGTTTTTCAGTCCGTCCTGGGCGCGCGCGAAGGCCTTGGTACTGGTCCTGGGCGCGTTGGCGTACGCGTCGCGCGTGGCCTGCTGGAGTTCGTTACGGCGCTCCCTGGCCTCCGCGTCACAGACGGCATTGGACATCAGGTCAGCGATGAGCGAAATGTAGGACTCGCGGACGTCCCACAGCCGCGAGGCTATGTCGCGGTGGGCGTTAGACTCCTCTTCGAATTTGAAGGTCTTCGCGCCGAGGCTCATCCAGGTCACGAGCAACGCGATGGACGATGTCGCGAGAGTGGTCAGGACCGGGTTGCCCAACAGGCCGACGACGGCGGCCAGGAAGGTGCCGGAACTGATCGCCGTGAGGGCGATGAGCACGCCCTGCTGCCACCGGTGCTTGTTGAAGCAGATGTCCGCCTGCTTCTCATGGGTCTTGTGGCTATACACCACCCGCCCGAAGGACTCGCGCACCTGCGCCAGCAGGTACGCGTCTCGGTCGGGTACCGCTCTTCGCTCGTCAGCCAATCCGCTCCGATCCTCGTCGTCCAGGAGCACGCTTTCGCTTTGGAACCCCCGGTCTCCGCCTCCCGAAAGGGCAGCCACCGTTGATGATCGCCGCGCACCCTCCAAGTATGGGCGAGCCCAATGACAGACGAACGTTGCGGCAGGGTCGAACCGCCATGGTCCACCAAGCCCTCACGGTTCAGCTCACGAAGGATCCGGCGCTTGGAGGCCGAGAACGACAACGCGCGCAGCCTCGTCTGGGCCGCGGTGCCCAAGGCAATCGTGCTCCGGCCGCTCATCTCCTGTGCGGTCGGCAACGATGCACCACGCCGACTGGGCAACGGCTCCAACGGCATCCGGGTCTCGTGGGTGGCGGGAGGCAATCCCGGTACGTGCCGCAGTCTCCAACAACCCCAGTACAAGACACGAACCTAGGTGGGTCGGGCTGCCTATATCGTGAGCCCCGCAAAGCAGGTTGCATGCTCCTTCCAGCTTGATCTTTACGGTCAAACCTGGCCCAAACAGGGCATGAAGCACTCATGGGAGGAACTAAGAAACCGACAGCCCGCGAGGCATTCGACCTCAACATGGACGACGCGAAGATCCTGGTGGAGCTCGCAGAGATGCTGACTAACCAGCGCCGCAGAAGGATGAGGACTGAGAAGCGTAAGAGGGTCGGCGAGGCGTTGCGGTACTCCCAGAAGGAGTGGGACGAGCTCGAATGCCTTGAGAGCGACAGCGCCTTCATCGTCTTCAAGCCTGGTTACGCCCACTGGCGAGAACGCCTTGATGAGAGGAACCTCCGACCGCTTCTACGGCAGGCCATCGTCGCAGCCTGCGCGGCAGTGGAAACCTTCTGCGCCGACCGAGTTATGGAGCGTCTTTCCGGCGCCCTGAAGCTCAAACCGCCACCCCCAAGGCTCCTGGAACTGTCGATGACGGTGGCGGACTACCTCCGCATCGATGAGCAATACGAGAGAACGCAGTGGGGGCTCAGACAACTCATCGAGCTTGAGGTGCGAGAGAAAGCCAGTACCGCCCCGTCCCAGGTGGGTGCGTTGTTCGCCCTCGTAGGGGAAAAGGGTCTACTGGCGAAAGTCGATGGGAAACGAGGCCTCGCTAAAACTTCCACACATCAGAGCTTGGAGGAGATCACAGAACGGCGCAATCGCATCGCCCACCAAGGTGATCGTGTAGGCCACGGAAGGGCGACCATCTCAGTCCAAGAGGTACGTCAAGACCTGGGATGCCTGGTATCGATCGTGAACGCACTGGACCAACTTACGAAGGCGCCGAATAAGACCACGCCAAGCAAATGACTGCTAATCCAACGGTCGCAGGTTCGAATCCTGCCGGGTGTGCCACAAAATTCCAGGCCACAGCTTTAGAAGATCGAGGTCACGCGGAGCTGTCCTGCTGGTGGATCCATGGTGAGAACGAGGTGGGTCGGAGTCTTCCACCCCTGCCTCGTCCCTACCCGTGCCTGCAGGGTCTGTCAGAATCCCGAGGCGCCAGCCACGAAGACCAGTCAGTCACGTCCTGTGCGAGGAGTAACAGGCCACTGCTCCGATTGGTACCTGCCGCTCCGAGCTCAGCGGAGTCCCGGTCAGTGAGTGACAGAAGGCAGCCCAATCATCTGTCTACAATATCGAACAAGCGAAACCACGACTCGCCGACAATCCATCCCCCGGCAGGACGACGCCGTGGGATGATCAAAAACACGAAACCTCGCATCTGAACGGAGTCGTCCATGATCGCAAAGCAACCTGATCCCTCATGGTTGGTCAATGTCGAGCTGAACGTTGGCGAACCCACCTATCTGAACGCCGCCGAGATGATCTACGGTGAAGACGCCGAGCACTGGTGGAAAGAGCTCGGCGATCTCCTGTACGGCCGCCCAGGATGGTACTGCGAGATCACAAACTCAGACACAGGGATGGAGATGATGTGGTCCTTCGGCGCGCTCAGGGCCTCGCTGTTCAACATCTCTTTTGATGGCGATCGGGACTATGCGCTGTTCGACTGGGAAGCAGACTCTACGGAACGGTTCTCAACCATCAACGAGCTACGCGCGTGGCTGGATGTTAACGAGGAGCGTCATACGGATCATCCACGCAATCTCCATGACCTCGTGGCTGCATCCGATTGGAGTGTACTCAAGACAGTTGGCTTCGACATAGACGTGATCTTTGACGGCGAAACATGGATCGCCACGGTCCGCAGGCTCCCCGTCACGATGAGCACTGCCGACTCTCTCTCGAACGTCGTGTCACGTGCGCGTGACGCGATAACTCATGTGTTCGACGCTCCACCGGAAGTCGCCCAAGACATCCAAGTACGAGTACACCTCGACCACACAGCCGCCGCTATGCTCTAATGCCGACTGCTGTGACTCGCCCGGAATCAGACCCGATCTCCCACACCAGTTCGGCAAAGCTCCATAATGGGCCGAAGCCGCTCTGCATGACCTGAGAATCGAAGTTCTGGTCATCGATGTATCCGAGCATGTGCGCGCTCGCCTGCGCCGAGCCCAGCACCGGCAACGCAGATAAGCCCCTGCATCAGTCCTAGGCGGATTCCCCTCTGGCGGGGCAGGCCCTACTGCCCGCGTGAAGGCAGGAGGTCACCGTCAGCCCGCGCGTCGCACGGCACCACACCAACTCTCCTGGCCGATGCGGAAAACTCAGGAGACATCCAGATCGCTGGTCGTTCGGACTCCGGATCTGCGCAGAGCAGCCAGGGACACATACCTCTGGCCCATCGTCCACGCCCACGAGCGCCCGGAGGCAGCCACCGTGTCGTTGACCAACGGCACCTCCAACACCACGGTCTCGGGATCCTCCGGTCCGGAGAGCAAGAACACCATGTACTCCTGGCCCTCCTCCCGGACCCCGCTCTCCAGCAAGGAGCGGATCAGGTCTGCGATTCGGGCGTCCCGCCCGCCGCTGTCCTCCCGCTGCTGTGCTTCCTCAGGGGTGAAGGGCACGTGGTCCTGGCGGGTGAGGATGCGGGCCAGGTGGGGTTGGATGGCCTGCTGGGCGTAGAAGCCCATGTGGGTCAGCCCTTCACGGAAGGCCCGGCCGGGCTGGCAGATGTAGGCCGCAGATTCCAGGTACTCGGGGTAGGCCTGGCTAGCGGCCACGACCACCACCTCATCGCAGGTGAGCAGGCCGTCGTTGTCGAACAGCGCCTGCAGCTCGCGCAGCAGGAAACGGTCGCGTTCGGCGGGGGCGAGGAAGGCATCGTCCACTACGGCGGTGATGGCGTCGTCCAGGGCGGCGAAGTTGAACCACACCACGCGCCGGTCCCGCACAACCTCCACGGCGGCGGGCCGTTCAGGGTCAGGGGTGAGCACGAACAGGTACCGGCCCGGCCCTTCTTCCAGGTTCTCCACGTGGCCACGGAGCTGCCGCGCATCAACCGTGCCGCGGACGGTCTTGACCTCGAGCAGATAGGTGAAGTCCGCAGAAATCCGTGCGTCGGGGACCGATCCCTTGCCGGCCTTGGGCTGGTTGGTGAAGGTGACCGTCTCCAGGGTGGCCTCGCCCGAGGCCTTGGCCAGGATCTCCTCAACCAGGGACAGGCCGATCCGTTCGAAGACCGCCAGCATCGACGAGGTGACCCGGTTCTCACTTTGCCGGTAGGTGGAGAACAGCGGTGTGGACGACACTGCATCAGCCTCCGACGAGCATGGGTGGACCTGGCTGTCTCACCAGCAGACCAAGGTGGCTCCGGATATGCAAGGACCTTGCGAGACCCCATCGGATGCCAACCGCCAGTGATGTGTGCTCCGTTTGTGCTCCGCAGTTTTGGACCGGGGCGTCAGAGGGTGGCATCCCTTGACACGAAACGACAGTAGTGTTCGGATGGATTGGGACGAAACGGCATTCCGTGGCACGTACGGGCACGAAAGCATCGGACTTCTAATCCGACGGTCGCAGGTTCGAATCCTGCCGGGTGCGCCACAAAACCCCAGGTCAGAGGGGGTGCGCGAGGATCTCGGGAGAGGTCCTCGCGGTGTTTTCGGGGCTTGTGTGCTCCTGGTGTGCTCCCCAGTACAAGGTGAGTGCAGGTGGGGGTCGACCTCCCGGAGTACTTTGCCATCCCCTGGCGCCGCCCCCCAGACCATGGGGCGCTCCGTGCCCACCCTTTGGCACCCCAGGGGATGAGTGCGGCCTGGTGACTTTGGCCCCGCCAGCCCTCGGCGCTCCAAGCAGACACCATCGCTTTGACCTCCAGCTCGGCAGTGCGCATACGCATACAAATGGCGCAGACAGGCCACAGCGGCGAGCTGGAGTACCTACACCAGTTGCGACACAGCCAGCCCTGCCGAGTGCAATGATCCGGACCGTGCACGAACCTTAGTTCGCTCAGAAGGACAAGAAACACCAGATGCCTTCCACCATGCATCTGTGCTAGCATCACCTTCACTAAAGCGTGAAACGTTCCGCAGAGGAACGAAGGCCAGATGGGCACGCCATCCCGGATTTCGGCAGCCCAGGCCTGTGGGTGCGAAGCGCAACCTCTCTGCATAAATTTTACACGCCGTTCCTGCATGGGCGCAAAATCCTCAGGTGCTGACCGGGCAGTACCGAGCATTGGTTGCCTTAACTCATGTCCAGGAAACGCACTTCAAAGCACGACGAATCTGCCCGTCTACGCAAAAAATTCACTGGGGAATCTTTCCAGTCTGCACTTGCTGGCGTAGGCCGAAAAGGCTCTATCGGCTTGGATGAATGCTCTCCCGAACAGCTCTCTTTTCGTGCACATCTCGCACTGGGCCTGTTCAACACCGGAGATCCAGGAAAGCCCCCAGCAGCGTGGAATATCGGGCGAACTCACGTTTACGATCCAGTCGTTTCCCCGAGGTGGGGGCTCTTCATATTTATTGCTCACCGAGCCCCCTACAACGCCACTCGTACACTTCTCTCCAGAAGAGAACTTGGAGATTCTGGAAGTCGCCTCCCAGGCTTGCGACTCATCGGAACATCAAGCCAGTCTCGAGAAACTGTGCTGATGCTCCATGAGCCTAGTGGCGCTAGGTTTGCCATAACTGGTCTGAGCCATTGGAGCCCTAAAGAGGCACCCGGATCGCTTCATAGGGATGCCTCCTGGTGGGAGGGGTACCTGTCCCAGGGTGATTCGCTTACAGAAATAGAGAAGGAGGAAATATCAGCGATACCAAGCATGAGCTCCGACGCAAGGATCCTACTAGCCGGACTCACCAACCGGTACTCCCTCAAAGACCCAGACAAAAAATGGAAGATTGAGTGGGACAGCCCTCCACGGAAGCCAGGCGCAAAAGAAAGGACCAGGTGGTCTCGCCCAGACCTGGTTAATCGTCGCCTCTGGGGAGAAGATAATCACTGGACTATAGAATACAACCAGGGACCCCACCCTGAAGCTCTAACAGCAGCCCTCACACACCCTATCGCGGGAATCAAGGGGGCCTCATCGAACCCAACCAAAAATAGTCAGATTGTCAAACTAGGATCCGCGAAACTGGAAATCATGAACCCCTCGGTTCACAATTTCTACTCTCACGCCAGGAATCGAAGGCGGGGAAACAATGCTTGACCTCTCCGCACTCGATATTCCCTGGTGGGCCACATTTATACTTGCATCCCTACTTTCCCTTGGTGCGATTATTTGCGGCCTGGCAAAAATTCTAGTACCATCCAAATCCGAAGATCGGCTAGCGCTCTGGCGAATATTTATAAACAGGAAAGAACTCGGAAAACGGGGCGAAGGGAACACCGACGCACCAGCGGACCTTTGATCCGATGGTCCTCGCGCCCC
This DNA window, taken from Nocardiopsis exhalans, encodes the following:
- a CDS encoding HEPN domain-containing protein, with translation MGGTKKPTAREAFDLNMDDAKILVELAEMLTNQRRRRMRTEKRKRVGEALRYSQKEWDELECLESDSAFIVFKPGYAHWRERLDERNLRPLLRQAIVAACAAVETFCADRVMERLSGALKLKPPPPRLLELSMTVADYLRIDEQYERTQWGLRQLIELEVREKASTAPSQVGALFALVGEKGLLAKVDGKRGLAKTSTHQSLEEITERRNRIAHQGDRVGHGRATISVQEVRQDLGCLVSIVNALDQLTKAPNKTTPSK
- a CDS encoding nucleotide-binding domain-containing protein; its protein translation is MKTSEIFDALLEALKVGETATVIASRRDEITKALNKDFRSKEGCTDYKLMVGSFGRHTAIKGVSDLDMIFILPPGVRSNYSSDTGPRRILERVRDDLKARYTDTEIRVDQCVVRVQFKSNAFKFEVQPAFKNSDGSFDYPDTVAEDWKVTKPRKEIATTKECNDRTSTNMRHLARMARAWKNANGVNMGGLLIDTLVHNFFAQTDDYDLAGTGSFDLMVRDFFAFLKDEPEQDRYLALGSRQWVKVKAKFQPKAKKAYGRCLDAIENEGKAAANKKWREIFGTSVLLAVSEGAKSYRDTEEFIEDWYPIDISGTVLIDCDVTQNGWRPTQLREMLRTGVLLKANKGLKFSVTSCTIAQPYELKWKVLNRGPEAERRNMVRGQIVGSSKPGVCLEHSDFKGEHVVECYVVKDGVVVARDRIDVPISNTSVKPTNVS
- a CDS encoding SLATT domain-containing protein translates to MLLDDEDRSGLADERRAVPDRDAYLLAQVRESFGRVVYSHKTHEKQADICFNKHRWQQGVLIALTAISSGTFLAAVVGLLGNPVLTTLATSSIALLVTWMSLGAKTFKFEEESNAHRDIASRLWDVRESYISLIADLMSNAVCDAEARERRNELQQATRDAYANAPRTSTKAFARAQDGLKNNEEMTFTTREIDLLLPDTLRLDEGEGRS
- a CDS encoding Eco57I restriction-modification methylase domain-containing protein, with the translated sequence MDDLLDNANAMDIHWEAPSDAPKTLHVDTVLVGDQPDALEVVLAHAQAKPKAEDIRRLWKARWAMRAAPVALVVQYESAHGNRAAVCGLREDADVVFDFDIGQVERVGIAAFDSPTVPEGERFFQKLLSDPVENQIPGLTNTGLFASHELRTGVPQRPDWQEQKTLAQSLVAHRGTGLLDALGYEASPYRSTGYLLSAKDGPRRAVAVLVEDSEHFDRPSSRLNAESPVLHGLSMAQQQELPWLLLLRGTQLRLYSAKPQVGVGRKGQTETYVELDLALLDEESATYLPLLFHADALSPSGSVDDILQASANHVAALGARLRERIYTEAVPALAVAVASHMGAESENELGEAYHRTLIILFRLLFVAYAEDRGLLPYPGNPRYTRKALKTLAREFVDSPGEEFDAHATDLWNDLLAVWRAINDGNDEWDVPAYNGGLFADDEHHPSGREISQMQLTNAEIGPALRALLVDTSDDGVFGPVDFRSLSVREFGTIYEGLLESSLSIAPTDLTLSKDKSFVPAKAGQKIEVPAGRVYFHNASGKRKATGSYFTKSFAVEHLLDTSLEPALTQHLDRLHALIDQGEEAKAAEAFFDFRVADLAMGSGHFLVAAIDRIERRLAAFLTEHRLPAVTEELERLAQVAREALGDQADQVEIETSMLLRRQIARRCIYGLDLNTMAVELARLGIWIHTFVPGLPMSALDHGLVAGNSLTGMATIEQVLDVLDANRSPGQVSFFAEQIETTLEKARARLLRVGRTAEATKQEVHAAREAHAQALEEAEDAKALLDAAVAVQMGAVPLPMDPEQAIARGRSEETREAVAAVRATHLLYQFPEVFLRPEGGFDVVLGNPPWEKVRWEAAPYWVGVSPGLMALTDKAREKKIEELRAERPMEAEREEQERGERETLQDLFKKAYTLRGGTHLELAQLMLERALRSLSRTGHLGLVLPRQSMVLAGWKKLRGHLVGSHDLRIIQGRNHGEWIFEEVHASYAVILLSVGPRRNRTIEVGVARSPEEVAAVAAGRSISFTTDELGTLSDANVVPWFNEPEDRRVFDIMRVLPRISSGQGWIRASHDARWDFRGSGPDKRLVTPQDASGAWKVLMTRHVDAFTFDDEPHKQFVTDLRPLSELKRGVALTEGAFTLGAGHPLLIFRHPSRSDDSRTLIATALPETGYLHNKGSVHAIMHDITSSPTSRLALVGLVNTLTMDWWARRFVDRHVTSPIINQLRLPAWDSDSIATAAAITGSLLSRGGSTRLAGGIDVTDRHQGTDSVELLAELERLTLRGFGLQQHDLEVIAQDFSTTGLSPELRTALNLGKGTPQ